The Aspergillus fumigatus Af293 chromosome 3, whole genome shotgun sequence region ACATTCCATACCACATTTTTACAGCATTGTCAACTCATCTGAACATCTTATCTTATCTCAGTGATCTAGATCCGCACACAGTAGTGGTGTACTCGAAGTCAACCTGCCCTCCATCAAGTTCGACTCGCCCAGGAACGTCTGGTGACCGCCGCTCTCGCCGTAGAGTGACCAGCAGCGGCGCTATAGGCACTCCTTCTCGGGAGTCCGAGAAGTGAGCTACTGGGTGTGAAGGAAAGGCGCACGGGAGATCTGAATCTGCTCTCGCAATGGCTCTTCGAATTGGCGCCGGGCTTGCCCGTATGTGGTGCCCTTCCCATTTACTTCGTATTCCAGTATACTGACTATGCATCAGGGTTTATTCCAATGATTGGCTATCATCATGTTCTCATGATAATCATTGCTGTGGCGATCATCCTTCTCTGTGAGTTCTCTGTCTGCCACATGTGCGGAATGTCGCTAACTTGTCCTAGCCTTACTACTGGCCGGatgttcatcatcatcaccacaaATACCGGATATCTTTCTGATATCTTTATACTATGAGCGGTATAATCCAGTCTTCGACAAGGCGCAGGTGGACCCTGGCGTGGTAACAGCGACGGCAAATATCGTTGGTGGTGCCGAAATGGAGGTCCGCGTGGGATATTTCGGTATCTGCGTCCAACCCGCAGGCGGAGCCTACATCTGCAACTCCAACGCCACGGCATTGGCTGAGATTGTAACCGTCGACCAAGATCCATTGAATCTAATCTGGGTGGCATCGACATTCAAAGACGCAGTGGTGTTCCCATATTTGCTGTAAGTTCTTTGACTTCATCTGTCTGTGTGGCATTTGCTGACTCGTCCAGTATCGTTGCGGTCATCCTGGCCTTTCTCTGCTTTATCCTCTTGGCCACATTCCCCGGCTGGCACGAAGAGATCAATTCCACCGTCTCAGAACAAGAGGTTAAGCCATTTCCCTCGCGGCCCGTGTCCCAAGCTGCCTTGGCGCTCAACTTCGTCGCATCTGTTTTTGTGCTTGTGTCGGTCCTTTGGCAGCATACAGCATCAGTTGCTGCAACAACAATAGCGCAGGACATGGGCAATGGGAGCGTCAAGTCAGGAGTTGGAACGTCCGCCATGGTGCTTGGCTGGTTCGGCTTTGTCCTCTTAGTGGTCGTAACGATAGGTCTCTTGGTGATGATACTAAGCATCAAACTGCTGAAGCAGTTGACGGATGAAGAATAAGCGCCATAATCCGCAGCACTCTTGCATTTTTGATGTTTTTACGACGCATTTTCTATGTTTAATTGATCGTCATGTTTTCACGAAAGACACACGAATAATACGACAACTGGGATT contains the following coding sequences:
- the fig1 gene encoding Fig1 domain-containing protein; the protein is MALRIGAGLARFIPMIGYHHVLMIIIAVAIILLSLLLAGCSSSSPQIPDIFLISLYYERYNPVFDKAQVDPGVVTATANIVGGAEMEVRVGYFGICVQPAGGAYICNSNATALAEIVTVDQDPLNLIWVASTFKDAVVFPYLLIVAVILAFLCFILLATFPGWHEEINSTVSEQEVKPFPSRPVSQAALALNFVASVFVLVSVLWQHTASVAATTIAQDMGNGSVKSGVGTSAMVLGWFGFVLLVVVTIGLLVMILSIKLLKQLTDEE